In a single window of the Bufo bufo chromosome 5, aBufBuf1.1, whole genome shotgun sequence genome:
- the LOC121000933 gene encoding 5-beta-cholestane-3-alpha,7-alpha-diol 12-alpha-hydroxylase: MALLLPILLALLASVLGGLYMLGMFRKRKPNEPPLDKGTIPWLGYALDFRRNTAEFLKKMQKKHGDIFTVQIGGYYFTFVTDPLSFGPIVKEARSKLDFEQFAMELVARVFGYHSGTNDHKLLERASTKHLMGDGLALMTQAMMENLQNLMLHSVGSGDGEKKWQQDGLFNYSYNIVFRAGYLALFGNEGTKSQGSLEKAKKFDRDHSEELFGEFRKYDKLFPRLAYAVLPPKDKMEAERLKRLFWNMLSIKRTLQKDNISGWIMDQFQYRAENGMPEHMQDRFMFLLLWASQGNTGPACFWLLLYLMKHPEAMEAVRGEAERVLKENGQEVKPGGALINLTRDMLLKTPILDSTVEETLRLTAAPVLIRAVKEDLNLKMSTGKEYAIRKGDRVALFPYTAVQMDPEVHPEPEKFKYNRFLNEDGTKKTEFFKGGKRLKYFTMPWGAGTTICPGRFFAVNELKQFVFLMFSYFDFELVNPKEEIPNIDPNRWGFGTMQPTHDIQFRYRLRY; encoded by the coding sequence ATGGCTCTCTTGCTCCCGATACTTCTGGCCTTGCTGGCCTCCGTTCTTGGAGGTCTCTACATGTTGGGGATGTTCCGGAAGAGAAAACCCAATGAGCCCCCTCTAGACAAAGGCACCATACCGTGGCTGGGATATGCTCTTGACTTCAGGAGGAACACCGCTGAGTTCTTGAAGAAGATGCAGAAGAAACATGGAGATATCTTCACTGTCCAGATCGGGGGCTATTACTTCACCTTCGTCACAGACCCGTTATCGTTTGGTCCCATCGTGAAGGAAGCCAGGTCCAAGCTGGACTTTGAACAATTTGCTATGGAGCTTGTGGCCAGAGTGTTCGGGTACCATTCTGGAACCAACGATCACAAGCTGCTGGAAAGGGCAAGTACAAAACATCTAATGGGGGATGGTCTAGCACTCATGACCCAAGCCATGATGGAGAACCTCCAGAACCTAATGTTACATAGTGTCGGCTCTGGAGATGGGGAGAAGAAGTGGCAGCAGGATGGACTGTTCAACTACAGCTACAATATAGTCTTCCGGGCCGGATATCTCGCCTTATTCGGGAACGAGGGTACTAAAAGTCAAGGAAGCCTAGAAAAAGCCAAGAAATTTGACCGTGACCACTcggaggagctgtttggtgagtTTAGAAAGTACGATAAACTGTTCCCACGTCTGGCCTATGCCGTCCTTCCACCAAAAGACAAGATGGAGGCTGAGAGGCTGAAGAGGCTTTTCTGGAACATGTTGTCCATCAAGAGAACCCTACAGAAAGACAATATCAGCGgctggatcatggatcagttccaGTACAGAGCTGAGAACGGGATGCCAGAACATATGCAAGACCGCTTCATGTTCCTGCTCCTGTGGGCCTCCCAGGGTAACACCGGCCCTGCTTGTTTCTGGCTTCTACTCTACTTAATGAAGCATCCAGAAGCCATGGAGGCCGTCCGTGGAGAAGCCGAAAGAGTCCTTAAGGAAAATGGACAAGAGGTAAAACCAGGAGGTGCCCTGATCAACCTCACCAGAGATATGCTTCTGAAGACGCCCATCCTGGACAGTACCGTAGAAGAGACCTTAAGGCTGACTGCCGCCCCCGTGCTGATCCGAGCAGTCAAGGAGGATTTGAACCTCAAAATGTCAACTGGAAAGGAATATGCTATTCGCAAAGGAGACCGTGTTGCCCTTTTCCCGTACACTGCCGTTCAGATGGATCCAGAAGTTCATCCAGAACCAGAGAAGTTCAAGTACAACCGTTTCCTGAATGAAGATGGCACAAAAAAGACAGAGTTCTTCAAGGGTGGGAAGCGTCTGAAGTATTTCACCATGCCGTGGGGGGCTGGCACCACCATATGTCCCGGCCGATTTTTTGCCGTCAATGAACTCAAACAGTTTGTCTTCCTGATGTTCAGCTACTTCGACTTTGAGCTTGTCAATCCTAAAGAAGAAATTCCAAATATTGATCCCAACCGCTGGGGATTTGGCACCATGCAGCCCACCCATGACATCCAGTTCAGGTACCGTTTACGTTACTAG